TGTGCCAGGAAACTGATCGATCCCCCAAATAGCCCTAGAAGGGCTGCACAGGATTTGTTATCCTTCCACTACCGATGACACCCACTGCGATTTACAGTAAAAATCCAGACTATGTGCAGCGCGATGTCGCAGGGGAATGCCTTCTAGTCCCTATTCGGCGGACGTTGACCGAAGCCAATAGCATCTATGTCTTGAACGAAACCGGGGCGGCGCTCTGGCATCGAATCGACGGGCAACGGACAGCGCAGGACATCGTCTCAGACTTCTGCAACGAGTATGAGGTGGCGGCAGACCAGCTGGCACAGGACTTCACATCGTTACTCGACGACCTCCTCTCCATCCAGGCAGTCGAGGAGGTGGCCAGATGACTCATGATTGCGCAGGATAAACTCACCCACCTTCCCGAGCGCTTCCCCTACTCCTGCCAATGGGAGATCACCTGTCGTTGTAATCTGCATTGTGTGATGTGCTACACCGATTGCTTCAATCGCCCCGAGGCCATCCGCCAGGAACTTTGCACCGCCGACATCCTTCGCATTATGGATGAACTGGCCGAAGCCGGCACCTTGGAACTCTGCCTCACCGGAGGCGAACCGCTCGCCCGTCCCGACTTTTTCCAACTGTATGAGCATGCCATCCGTTGTGGATTCCTGGTGACGGTCTTTTCGAACGGGACCTTGATCACGGAAGCGCATGCGGATCGATTTGCCGCGCTGCGGCCCCATCGCATTGAAATCAGCCTGCACGGACTGACCCGAGAGACCTTCGAACAGATTACGCTCGGGCAAGGCTCCTACGACCGCTGCGTCCAAGCCATCAGGCTCCTCCTCGATCGCCGGATCCCCCTGGTGCTGAAGAGCACCGCGATGACGCTGAATCGGCACGAGATCATCGACATCAAACGATATGTCGAATCGCTGGAAACGGTGCCCTACAAGCTCGGCGAGGAAATGCGACCGTCACTCGACGGCGGCGCAGGCCCATTCCACTATGCCCTGTCTGAACAACACCTTGCCGATCTGAACCGGCAAGACTCCGATCTAGAAAAAGAGGCCAGCCGGCAGGATTCAGTAGACCAGCCGCCTTGTCGTAGCGGCATGCATTCTTTCCATATCGATGCCTATGGCCGCCTACAGCTCTGCTCCGGCAATCGCCGGCAGAATTATGATTTACGAACCGGCTCGTTCTCTACAGGGTTTTTCGAAGCCCTGCCAACCTTTGCCTGCGACTGGAAAGCCCCCAGTGAACCGGCCCTCATCCAACCAGGGATGCATCATGCCTAACGAGAGAGCCATCCCAACCATTCAATATGGTGCATTCAGCCAACGAGTTCACGCGCAGGCTGCGGTCACCCGATCCGTGATCAAGGCGCAACTGGAGCTGACCTATCGTTGCAACCTCCATTGCCGCCATTGCTACACCGACCCCTACAACAGCAAGGACTTCTTTCCGCGCGAACTGACGCTCGAAGAAATCCATCGCCTGCTCAACGACATGCAGCAGCTGGGCATCGTGTGGCTCAATCTCACAGGCGGCGATATCTTCATGCATCCCCATTTCTTTGAGATCTATGAGACCGCAATTCGCAAAGGCTTCTTGCTCCAGCTCTACACCAACGGCACCCTCTTCACGAAGGCCACCATAGAGCGACTGCAGCAGATGCCGCCCTTCACCATCGATATCTCCTGCCACTCGGTGACGGAAGAGCCGTTCGACTGGTTCACCCAGGTCCCGGGATCTTTCCGTTCCTTCGTCCGCGGCATGGAGATGCTGAAAGACAGCGGCCTGCAATTCACGCTGAAAACGAAAGCCATGAATTGGAATCGGAGCGAGATGCCTGCCATCAAGCAATTCGTGGAATCGTTCGGGCAGGAGTTCGGACTCACGACCTCGCTCTCTCCACGCCTCAACGGCGATCTGTCGTCGCTCGCCTATCGAATCGCTCCCGAAGACATCGTGGCACTGCAAGGAGATCAGCCTCCAACTGATATGGAGGAGGAACGCTGCAACAGCGCGAGCTACTTGCTCATGCCACACACAGACCGGCTCTATCGCTGCGGTTGTGGCACCGATACCATCCACATCAATGCCTGGGGCGAACTCGGCACCTGTACGTTGCAATACGAGCGGCGACTGTCGCTGCGAACCCACCAACTTGCCGAAGCCATCGAGATACTCTTCCGAGAGATCCGCAGCATGCAATACCAGGGCAAGACGCCCTGCCGCACCTGCGAGATCCATACATTTTGCGACAAGAAGCCTTCCGATGCGCGCTGGGAATCCGGCTCAGCCGAGGCTCCCATCCCCTATGATTGCGACGTCGCGCATGTTCGTGCACAATCGACCCTGCGCCACACATTGATTCATCCTTTGCAGAGGCCGCACAAGGAGGTGGAGACCCATCATGACTGAGAAAAAACCGTACAGTGCTCCGCAGCTCTTCCGAGTCGAGCTGAACCAGGAGCAGGCCATCCTCTCAGCTTGCAGCCTGACGACCATGAGCGCACTTGCGAATTCGCTCCGGAATGGCTGTCGCGCCAATGGACAATGTCAACCGCCAGGCTCGCCAGGAGGCTGCAAAAAATCGAACGTCAGAGGCGCGATGTGCCGCGATAGTGGTCCGCGCCTTTCGTAGCACGAGCAAAGAGCACCATGCGGATTGATCTTCAGATTGGCGGGTACCGAATCAGCCTGGACGAGCCGGAGAACCATCCTCAGCTCGCCTGGCCACTGCGCCCCTTCGACTCATTCCTCGCTCAACCTGACTCACAAGCAGACTTGGACGTGACAGTTACGGTGGCTCCGCATCTTCCCTCATTGGCTAAAGGCCCCCTCAAGTTCGACGCGGCCCATGGCCTCTGGAAGCTCTTCGAGTCCGACGCAGGCCTCGTCATCGAAGCTGTAAGCCCCCACACGAATCAGCCACGGGCCTCTGCGCTGGTCTCTGCAGACTATCGGAGGGTATCGGCCTGGGTGTTGCCTGAACTGCAGATGGGCCAAGTCGGGTGGTGTCCGATGCATCTCTTCAATCCACTCATTGAAGTCTGCCTCCTATCTCGCATGTCGCGTGATGGAACCATCCTCCTCCATGCGGCGGGCCTCTCCAGTCACGAACAGGGGTACCTCTTCACCGGAGCCTCGGGAGCGGGCAAATCGACGATTGCAGACTTCTTCTCAGAACGGGGCGCGCGCGTCCTCAGCGACGAACGGATCATCATCCGCAAGATCGAGGGCCGCTTCATCGTCCATGGGACTCCCTGGGTCGGTTCCGGCAACTATGCCGCCAATGATTGTTGTCCCCTCACCCGCCTTTACTGCATCAGCCACGGTACCGGCGCGCATGCCTCGGCCCCGATGTCTCCACGCGCCATCACGCAAGAGCTCCTACGGCAGAGCTTCCTGCCGCTCTGGGATCGCGAGGGCCTGGATAGGACCATGGGACTCATATCGGATCTTGTTCAGCAAGTCGACTGCCGGGCGCTCGCCCCGCTGAAATCGCCAGACATCGTGGACTTCATCCTGGCGCAAGGGCATCCTCATCCGGTTGGATCGTTATGAAGACCATCGCGTCGGAAGATTTCCTCGACGCCATCTCCCGCAAGGCGTCGAAGATCCGCACACCGGAGGGCGTCACCTTTGAACTGACCTATGGCTGCAACCTGCGATGCGTCCATTGCTATAACCCCACCCATCGTGCACTGCCCCACGAACTGACGACCGATCAAATTTGTGCGCTCCTGAAACAAATCGCCGATCTCGGCGTGCTCACCGTGACCTTCACCGGGGGAGAACCGAGCGTGCGGCCAGACATTGGGGAAATTCTTCGCGCTGCGCGACGGCAGGGGTTGATGATTCACCTCATGACCAACGCCACCCGTATCACCGCATCCTTCACCGAGCTCCTCCAAGAGGTCGGCGTCAGCCAGGTCAATGTCTCCATCTACGGCGCGACCGAAGCGGTCTATGAAGCGATGACCGCAGTTCCGGGATCCTATCGACAGTTCCAGCAGGGACTGCTCAATCTCGCCGCTGCGTCATTGCCAGTCCTTGTCCGCATGCCCGTGACGACCATCAATCGCGATGAAATCCATGCCTGTCGGCAACTGGTGGAATCTATGCAGATGCGATTCCAATATTGTCTGGAGATCATGACCGGCACCACCGGCGATCAAACGCCATTGCACTATCGCCTCGCCCCTGAGGAGAAAGTCAGGATCGATCAGGAGATGCTCCCCCATCGGTGGGACGACGCATCCGAGGAAACCTGTTCGAGCAACCAGTCCTTCATCGAATGTGCCTGCGGTCAGAGCCGATTTGCCATTACTCCCTATGGCGAGATGAATTTGTGCACGGGGTTCCCTCTCCCTCGATATGATCTCCGCGCCGGCACGGTGAAAGAGGGCTGGGAGCTTCTCAAGCAGACTGTCGACCAGGCACAACCAAGCCCCCGGTACGAATGTCCGACCTGCGAGGTGCGGCCCCACTGCCGCCAAGGCCGGAGCGATGCCTGGCTCGAAACCGGGGACTTGAGTTCCTG
This genomic stretch from Nitrospirota bacterium harbors:
- a CDS encoding PqqD family protein, with translation MTPTAIYSKNPDYVQRDVAGECLLVPIRRTLTEANSIYVLNETGAALWHRIDGQRTAQDIVSDFCNEYEVAADQLAQDFTSLLDDLLSIQAVEEVAR
- a CDS encoding radical SAM protein — translated: MIAQDKLTHLPERFPYSCQWEITCRCNLHCVMCYTDCFNRPEAIRQELCTADILRIMDELAEAGTLELCLTGGEPLARPDFFQLYEHAIRCGFLVTVFSNGTLITEAHADRFAALRPHRIEISLHGLTRETFEQITLGQGSYDRCVQAIRLLLDRRIPLVLKSTAMTLNRHEIIDIKRYVESLETVPYKLGEEMRPSLDGGAGPFHYALSEQHLADLNRQDSDLEKEASRQDSVDQPPCRSGMHSFHIDAYGRLQLCSGNRRQNYDLRTGSFSTGFFEALPTFACDWKAPSEPALIQPGMHHA
- a CDS encoding radical SAM protein; this encodes MKTIASEDFLDAISRKASKIRTPEGVTFELTYGCNLRCVHCYNPTHRALPHELTTDQICALLKQIADLGVLTVTFTGGEPSVRPDIGEILRAARRQGLMIHLMTNATRITASFTELLQEVGVSQVNVSIYGATEAVYEAMTAVPGSYRQFQQGLLNLAAASLPVLVRMPVTTINRDEIHACRQLVESMQMRFQYCLEIMTGTTGDQTPLHYRLAPEEKVRIDQEMLPHRWDDASEETCSSNQSFIECACGQSRFAITPYGEMNLCTGFPLPRYDLRAGTVKEGWELLKQTVDQAQPSPRYECPTCEVRPHCRQGRSDAWLETGDLSSCLPHFKEWAQLEHRTYALLDPRRPR
- a CDS encoding radical SAM protein — its product is MPNERAIPTIQYGAFSQRVHAQAAVTRSVIKAQLELTYRCNLHCRHCYTDPYNSKDFFPRELTLEEIHRLLNDMQQLGIVWLNLTGGDIFMHPHFFEIYETAIRKGFLLQLYTNGTLFTKATIERLQQMPPFTIDISCHSVTEEPFDWFTQVPGSFRSFVRGMEMLKDSGLQFTLKTKAMNWNRSEMPAIKQFVESFGQEFGLTTSLSPRLNGDLSSLAYRIAPEDIVALQGDQPPTDMEEERCNSASYLLMPHTDRLYRCGCGTDTIHINAWGELGTCTLQYERRLSLRTHQLAEAIEILFREIRSMQYQGKTPCRTCEIHTFCDKKPSDARWESGSAEAPIPYDCDVAHVRAQSTLRHTLIHPLQRPHKEVETHHD